The Halobellus sp. MBLA0158 genome has a window encoding:
- a CDS encoding methionine synthase: MARDADNREQFRPDGHDTEHFLLTTVVGSYPKPTWLNRVRDLVDDPDAKFDDEDLSEAHDDAARVITREHERAGLDTVVDGEMRREEMVEYFAHRIPGYEFNGPVKVWGHNYFNKPSVVSEVEYDEPWLVDEFEFTSDVAEKPVKVPITGPYTLARWSFNEAYDDEAALAYDLADLVNEEVEQLVDAGARYVQIDEPALATTPDDHAIVGESLERIVDGIPDEVRICLHVCYGDYSRIYPEINDFPIDEFDVELCNDGYEQIEVFREPDFEPDLALGVVDVHDAEVESVEEIKANIQEGLKVVPPERLTVSPDCGVKLLPREVAYQKMENLVAAAREVEAELDAGEIDVVAPEPGP, translated from the coding sequence ATGGCCCGCGACGCCGACAACCGCGAGCAGTTCCGCCCTGACGGCCACGACACAGAGCACTTCCTGCTCACCACCGTCGTCGGCAGCTACCCCAAGCCGACGTGGCTCAATCGCGTCCGCGACCTCGTCGACGATCCCGACGCGAAGTTCGACGACGAGGACCTGAGCGAAGCCCACGACGACGCCGCGCGCGTGATCACCCGCGAGCACGAACGCGCCGGCCTCGACACCGTCGTCGACGGCGAGATGCGGCGGGAAGAGATGGTCGAGTACTTCGCCCACCGGATCCCCGGCTACGAGTTCAACGGCCCGGTGAAGGTCTGGGGCCACAACTACTTCAACAAGCCCTCGGTCGTCTCCGAGGTCGAATACGACGAGCCGTGGCTCGTCGACGAGTTCGAGTTCACCTCGGACGTCGCGGAAAAGCCCGTGAAAGTGCCGATCACGGGCCCCTACACCCTCGCGCGCTGGTCGTTCAACGAGGCCTACGACGACGAGGCCGCGCTGGCGTACGACCTCGCGGACCTGGTGAACGAGGAGGTCGAACAGCTCGTCGACGCCGGCGCGCGGTACGTCCAGATCGACGAGCCCGCGCTGGCGACGACGCCGGACGACCACGCCATCGTCGGCGAGTCCCTCGAACGGATCGTCGACGGCATCCCCGACGAGGTCCGGATCTGCCTGCACGTCTGCTACGGCGACTACTCGCGGATCTACCCCGAGATCAACGACTTCCCGATCGACGAGTTCGACGTCGAGCTCTGCAACGACGGCTACGAGCAGATCGAGGTCTTCCGGGAGCCGGACTTCGAGCCCGACCTCGCCCTGGGCGTAGTCGACGTCCACGACGCCGAGGTCGAGTCCGTCGAAGAGATCAAGGCGAACATCCAAGAGGGACTGAAGGTGGTCCCGCCCGAGCGGCTCACCGTCTCGCCGGACTGCGGCGTCAAACTGCTCCCCCGCGAGGTCGCCTACCAGAAGATGGAGAATCTGGTGGCGGCCGCCCGCGAGGTCGAGGCCGAACTGG
- a CDS encoding 5-methyltetrahydropteroyltriglutamate--homocysteine methyltransferase gives MTELLATTPGLFPLPDWAKSELADLKGHQKGDLIGGDESGQIADAYDRARSDAVDDQRDAGLDRIVEGQLRWDDMLAHPLAVHDSVDTGGIVRYYDNNNFYRDPRVVEALTPSGDVAGELDAATELLDGDAPLQAVLPGPYSLADLATDEHYGDEAEFLAAVAEFLADEVAAFPDHETLFLLDPSLVAAPPDDDIAPDVPEAIDTVAAATDADVVVHTYFGALSEKTYAHLLDADVSAVGLDLVADDREQTVYNASEYGCPEDVALGVADGQNTLVESGETLRERASWFREQVPATDFETVYLSTNTEPFYLPVNKYREKLGALAAAADLDQEVTA, from the coding sequence ATGACAGAACTCCTCGCGACGACGCCCGGGCTGTTCCCGCTCCCGGACTGGGCGAAGTCGGAGCTCGCAGACCTCAAGGGGCATCAGAAGGGCGACCTGATCGGCGGCGACGAGTCCGGACAGATCGCCGACGCGTACGACCGCGCGCGCTCGGACGCCGTCGACGACCAGCGCGACGCCGGCCTCGATCGGATCGTCGAAGGCCAGCTCCGGTGGGACGATATGCTCGCGCACCCGCTCGCGGTCCACGACAGCGTCGACACGGGCGGGATCGTCCGCTACTACGACAACAACAACTTCTACCGCGACCCGCGCGTCGTCGAGGCGCTGACGCCCTCCGGCGACGTGGCCGGGGAACTGGACGCGGCGACGGAACTCCTCGACGGCGACGCCCCGCTCCAGGCCGTCCTGCCGGGCCCCTACTCGCTCGCCGACCTCGCGACCGACGAGCACTACGGCGACGAGGCGGAGTTCCTCGCCGCCGTCGCGGAGTTCCTCGCCGACGAGGTCGCGGCGTTCCCCGACCACGAGACGCTCTTCCTTCTCGATCCCTCGCTCGTCGCCGCGCCGCCCGACGACGACATCGCGCCGGACGTGCCCGAGGCGATCGACACCGTCGCCGCGGCCACCGACGCCGACGTCGTCGTCCACACCTACTTCGGCGCGCTCTCGGAGAAGACCTACGCGCACCTCCTGGACGCGGACGTCTCGGCGGTCGGCCTCGATCTCGTCGCCGACGACCGCGAGCAGACCGTCTACAACGCCTCCGAGTACGGCTGTCCCGAGGACGTCGCGCTGGGCGTCGCCGACGGCCAGAACACGCTCGTTGAGTCCGGCGAGACCCTGCGCGAGCGCGCCTCGTGGTTCCGCGAGCAGGTGCCCGCGACGGACTTCGAGACGGTCTACCTCTCGACGAACACCGAGCCGTTCTACCTGCCCGTGAACAAGTACCGCGAGAAACTCGGCGCGCTGGCTGCGGCCGCCGACCTCGATCAGGAGGTGACGGCCTGA
- a CDS encoding HemK2/MTQ2 family protein methyltransferase encodes MTDDSARDLAESRGVETHVYQPAEDSGLLATAVVERGRGWLLEVGTGSGWVAERAATDAPEVDAVVASDLNPHACRAARARAVDAVSDGDGSEAPAFEVVRGSLVEPFADGAFDTVAFNPPYLPTDPDNEWDDWMERALSGGESGRELVDPFLDSVGRVLAPDGVVLLLVSSLTGYDEVLEHAADCGFAHEVVVEESYPFETLTVVALRSDAR; translated from the coding sequence GTGACCGACGACTCCGCCCGCGACCTCGCCGAGAGCCGGGGCGTCGAGACCCACGTCTACCAGCCTGCCGAGGACTCGGGACTGCTCGCCACCGCGGTCGTCGAGCGGGGTCGCGGCTGGCTGCTTGAAGTCGGGACCGGCTCCGGCTGGGTCGCAGAGCGGGCCGCGACCGACGCCCCGGAGGTGGACGCCGTCGTCGCGAGCGACCTCAATCCCCACGCCTGCCGCGCGGCCCGCGCGCGAGCGGTCGACGCCGTCTCCGACGGCGACGGGAGCGAAGCGCCCGCGTTCGAGGTCGTCCGCGGCAGCCTCGTCGAGCCGTTCGCCGACGGCGCCTTCGACACGGTGGCGTTCAATCCGCCGTACCTCCCGACCGACCCCGACAACGAGTGGGACGACTGGATGGAGCGGGCGCTCTCGGGCGGTGAGTCCGGGCGCGAACTGGTCGATCCGTTCCTGGACTCTGTCGGGCGAGTGCTCGCACCCGACGGCGTCGTCTTGCTCCTCGTCAGTTCGCTCACCGGCTACGACGAGGTCCTCGAACACGCCGCCGATTGCGGGTTCGCCCACGAGGTCGTCGTCGAGGAGTCGTATCCGTTCGAGACGCTCACCGTCGTGGCGCTTCGGTCCGACGCCAGATAA
- a CDS encoding mechanosensitive ion channel family protein, whose translation MSLPIQTTQTSAGGVGDALASVSQLVPSTPARIAVTFAIGVIVMALLARTERIHAVEPDRLPPTAWHVLVTIGTMIVAAVAGLGIVAVWGLSDELLGVFGSNYGPETIVRIGISALFLIGAYTMTGLIRQLVEEIAQTRSSLGEHEREIAFRVGQVSLYLLAFVIVLSLWRINIGGILVGAGFLGIVVGMAARQTLGALLAGFVLMFSRPFEIGDWIQVGDHEGIVTDITIVNTRIQTFDGEYVMIPNDVVSSESLVNRSRKGRLRIEVEVGIDYDADPERAAKVAQQAVSGLDDPMNVPTPQVVLKRLDDSAVVLGVRYWIDNPSARRKWRSQTAVIGAVKEALEDEGIKIPFPQRELTGREEAGGLVLAGEGASPEGSVAAEPPAADGGDPDSGDSGGDRSETDGADGEAS comes from the coding sequence GTGAGTCTCCCCATCCAGACGACCCAGACGTCCGCCGGCGGCGTGGGCGACGCGCTCGCGAGCGTCTCGCAGCTCGTCCCGTCGACGCCCGCCCGGATCGCGGTTACGTTCGCGATCGGCGTCATCGTGATGGCACTCTTGGCCCGGACCGAGCGGATCCACGCGGTCGAGCCCGATCGGCTCCCGCCGACCGCCTGGCACGTGCTCGTCACGATCGGCACGATGATCGTCGCCGCGGTCGCCGGCCTCGGGATCGTCGCGGTCTGGGGGCTCTCGGACGAACTGCTGGGCGTCTTCGGGAGCAACTACGGCCCCGAGACGATCGTCCGGATCGGCATCTCCGCGCTCTTCCTGATCGGCGCGTACACGATGACGGGCCTGATCCGACAGCTCGTCGAGGAGATCGCCCAGACGCGCTCGTCGCTCGGCGAGCACGAGCGGGAGATCGCCTTCCGGGTCGGTCAGGTGTCCCTCTACCTCCTGGCGTTCGTGATCGTCCTGTCGCTGTGGCGGATCAACATCGGCGGCATCCTCGTCGGCGCGGGGTTCCTGGGCATCGTCGTCGGGATGGCCGCGAGACAGACCCTCGGCGCCCTGCTCGCGGGCTTCGTGTTGATGTTCTCCCGCCCCTTCGAGATCGGCGACTGGATCCAGGTCGGCGACCACGAGGGCATCGTCACCGACATCACGATCGTCAACACCCGGATCCAGACGTTCGACGGCGAGTACGTGATGATCCCCAACGACGTGGTCTCCTCGGAGAGCCTCGTGAACCGTAGCCGCAAGGGTCGCCTCCGGATCGAGGTCGAGGTCGGCATCGACTACGACGCCGACCCGGAGCGCGCGGCGAAGGTGGCCCAACAGGCCGTCTCGGGACTCGACGATCCGATGAACGTCCCCACGCCCCAGGTGGTGCTCAAGCGGCTCGACGACTCCGCGGTCGTGCTCGGGGTCCGGTACTGGATCGACAATCCGAGCGCGCGGCGGAAGTGGCGCTCCCAGACGGCGGTGATCGGCGCTGTCAAGGAGGCGCTGGAAGACGAGGGCATCAAGATCCCGTTCCCGCAGCGCGAGCTGACGGGCCGGGAGGAGGCCGGCGGCCTCGTCCTCGCGGGCGAGGGCGCGTCCCCGGAGGGGTCGGTCGCGGCCGAACCGCCCGCCGCTGACGGGGGCGATCCCGACAGCGGGGACAGCGGCGGGGACCGGTCCGAAACCGACGGGGCCGACGGAGAGGCCTCGTGA
- a CDS encoding 16S ribosomal RNA methyltransferase A yields MTDTTPDAAFRDPDDLRRRAGIRGDPDRDQHFLVDDRVLDRIPTYLPEDADTTHLLEIGGGTGALTDRLLAVADAVTVIERDPDLAAFLREEFASEVDSDRLTVLEGDALSVDLPAFSACVSNLPYGISSEIAFRLLPEGRPLVLMFQREFGERMAAEPGTDNYGRLSVSAQHYAAVEVVEIVPPDAFDPAPAVESAVVRLTPRAPDYAVDDEAFFFDFVKALFTQRRKTIRNGIRNTAHISGLSEPEAVVEAVEAEDPDLLRKRAGSLAPETFARLAEIADEHGR; encoded by the coding sequence ATGACTGATACGACGCCCGACGCCGCCTTCCGCGACCCCGACGACCTCCGTCGGCGGGCCGGGATCCGCGGCGACCCCGACCGCGACCAGCACTTCCTGGTCGACGACCGGGTCCTCGATCGGATCCCGACGTACCTCCCCGAGGATGCCGACACGACGCACCTCCTCGAAATCGGGGGCGGCACGGGCGCGCTCACCGACCGGCTGCTCGCCGTCGCCGACGCGGTGACGGTGATCGAGCGCGACCCCGACCTCGCGGCGTTCCTCCGGGAGGAGTTCGCCTCCGAGGTCGATTCCGACCGCCTGACGGTGCTCGAAGGCGACGCGCTGTCGGTCGATCTCCCGGCGTTTTCGGCCTGCGTCTCGAACCTCCCGTACGGCATCTCCTCGGAGATCGCCTTCCGACTCCTGCCGGAGGGGCGCCCGCTCGTGTTGATGTTCCAGCGGGAGTTCGGCGAGCGGATGGCGGCCGAGCCTGGCACCGACAACTACGGCCGGCTCTCTGTGAGCGCCCAACACTACGCCGCGGTCGAGGTGGTCGAGATCGTCCCCCCGGACGCGTTCGACCCCGCGCCGGCCGTCGAGAGCGCGGTCGTCCGCCTCACGCCACGCGCGCCGGACTACGCGGTCGACGACGAGGCGTTCTTCTTCGACTTCGTGAAGGCGCTTTTCACCCAGCGGCGGAAGACGATCCGCAACGGCATCCGGAACACGGCGCACATCTCTGGACTCTCGGAGCCGGAGGCCGTCGTCGAGGCGGTCGAGGCCGAGGACCCGGATCTGCTCCGCAAGCGCGCGGGCTCGCTCGCGCCCGAGACGTTCGCCAGACTGGCCGAGATCGCAGACGAGCACGGCCGCTGA
- a CDS encoding DUF655 domain-containing protein encodes MTTTEGGSPDAPTESDESAADAADESEAVEARYAVILDHLPHGRADDDRPRHRKSPLAYALGERDFRLFELTLSDDADISIGDRVVIGPTEARDVVSGFKQVDYDDLSNNANAELEYAVEEIIDANEQRFVDFYNDAQPITLRLHQLNLLPGIGKKLRNNILDQRKRGPFESFEDLEDRVSGLHNPREVLTERIMEELRDDDLKYKTFVGREQ; translated from the coding sequence ATGACTACGACCGAAGGCGGGAGTCCCGACGCCCCGACGGAGTCGGACGAAAGCGCCGCCGACGCGGCGGACGAGTCCGAGGCCGTTGAGGCACGCTATGCGGTCATCCTCGATCACCTCCCGCACGGGCGAGCGGACGACGACCGTCCGCGACACCGGAAGTCGCCGCTGGCGTACGCCCTCGGCGAGCGGGACTTCCGCCTCTTCGAACTGACGCTTTCGGACGACGCCGACATCTCGATCGGCGACCGCGTCGTGATCGGGCCCACCGAGGCCCGCGACGTCGTCTCGGGCTTCAAGCAGGTCGACTACGACGACCTCTCGAACAACGCGAACGCGGAACTGGAGTACGCCGTCGAAGAGATCATCGACGCGAACGAACAGCGGTTCGTCGACTTCTACAACGACGCCCAGCCGATCACGCTCCGGCTCCACCAGCTGAATCTGCTCCCGGGGATCGGCAAGAAGCTCCGGAACAACATCCTCGACCAGCGCAAGCGGGGGCCCTTCGAGAGCTTCGAGGACCTCGAAGACCGCGTCTCCGGGCTCCACAACCCCCGAGAGGTGCTCACGGAGCGAATAATGGAAGAGCTCCGCGACGACGACCTGAAGTACAAGACGTTCGTCGGCCGCGAGCAGTAG
- a CDS encoding RNA polymerase Rpb4 family protein produces MTIFKEKVDEEYLTVSEVKVLLEDVEAERAADEERELRYELARAIEHVNRFAHLDPEESRDLVEELLEQEKVDPETAIKIADLLPQSRDELRAVYAQERYALDGDELDDILNVVAKYV; encoded by the coding sequence AAGAGAAGGTCGACGAGGAGTACCTGACCGTCTCTGAGGTCAAGGTGCTCCTCGAGGACGTCGAGGCCGAGCGCGCCGCCGACGAGGAGCGCGAGCTGCGCTACGAGCTCGCGCGGGCGATCGAGCACGTCAATCGGTTCGCCCACCTCGATCCCGAGGAGTCCAGGGACCTCGTCGAGGAGCTCCTCGAACAGGAGAAGGTCGATCCGGAGACCGCGATCAAGATCGCGGATCTGCTGCCACAGAGCCGGGACGAGCTCCGGGCCGTGTACGCCCAGGAGCGGTACGCCCTCGACGGCGACGAACTGGACGACATCCTGAACGTCGTCGCGAAGTACGTCTGA